The sequence ATTTTTGTGTTCTCATAGCTCAAAAAAGCGCCCGGAGCGGCCCCAACGGGGTTGTTGAGCATCTCGGCTCCCTTTGGGAGGTACGCCATCTTTTTACGTGCCTCATTAATTTCTGGATCATCTATAAAGCCCTTCTTATAGAGATCCAAGTAAAATTCCTCAATTCTCCTGAGGGCATCCTCCCTTAATTCCAATTCAACGCCAAGAGCTTTGGCAACTGCAATCATCGTAACATCGTCGTGTGTTGGACCTAACCCTCCAGCTATTATCAGGACTTCTGGCTTTCGGGAGAGAGCCTCTCTGATCACGCTTTTTATGTCCTCAACATCATCCCCAACGGTTGTTATTCTCTTTACCCAATATCCCCTTTCCGTGAGCTTTTGAGCTATAAACGCGGAGTTGCTGTCGATGGTGTTGCCGGTCAGCAGTTCATCTCCTATGGTGATTATCTCAGCAAACATCTTCACCACCGTAACTCAATTGTGCTATCTAAAATTTAATCTTTCGCTCCAGTTGGAGATGGAACAAGCAAGGAGACAGAAATCCTTTAAAAGCATATATCTAAACCCATTCACGATGATAAAAGCGGTAAAAGACGACTTTGTTAAGTTCTATCGTTTACACCAAAGCCTTGAGGCCCTCGAGCGGGTTAGGGGAGAGATTAGTGAAGAAGCTTACGAGAGATTAAAAGCCCTCGTTTATTACAGACTTTACGGAAGGGAATTTAATAGAGATAAAATCAAAGAAAAAATTGCTTTGGCTTTTTCAATGGGTAGTGACAGTACGGCATCGCTTTTAATCCTTAGGTGGGCAGGATTCGATGTAGTTCCGGTAATGGTAAGACTCCCTCAAATGAGGGATGTAATACTCCTAAGAGCCCAGGAGTATGGGGCAGTTTTTGTTGAAGTTCCAAACTATGCCGAAGTCATAAGCTCTCAAATACAGAAAAGGGCTCCAATCTGTGGAAAATGCCATTCAATGATAATGGAAGCGGTTAAGAACTATGCGAGAAAAAATGGAATAAAAATAGTAGCCTCCGGAGACCTGCTCAGCTTTGGAAGTATTTCAATTTATAAAGAGGGAGACCTAATAAAGCTGAACCTTCCAGCCTTTTTAGCCCTCGATAAAAGGGAAGCAATAAGCATACTTGGCAGAAAATACGCATTGGGCTTTGGGTGTCCTCTGTGGAAGAACGCCACCAAAAGTGCGCCGATTTTAAAACGCTTTGGTATTCAGAGGGTATTGAGGGAGCTCAGGGCAGGAGCGATAGACAAGGAGATAGCAAATGCCCTCATCAGAGACATCCTCAAAAATTGAGGAGGTAAGAACATGAAGCGGGAACGTTCTCTGCTTCAAATCATTAGAGAGCGCACTGCAAAAATCTCCATAAGAAAAAAGAGAAAAAGAAACCTCCTTCTTCTTGCAATTTCAATGTTTTTGGCAAATATAAGCTGGGGAATAGCCTTCCCATACCTCGGGGTGTACATGAAAATTCTAGGAGGGTCGCTTTTTCTTGTCGGGCTTTTGAGCGTTGCTTTCAATTTAACCTCTAGCATAGCCCAGTATCCTTTTGGGTATCTTTCTGATAGAACCGGGAGGAGAAAGCCGTTCATAGCGTTTGGAATATTCTCTTCAGGTGTTGCGTACCTTTTTGTAATATTTGCCACAACTCCATCCATGCTCCTCGGGATAAGAATTCTTCAGGGAGTTTTAGGCTCTTCACTTTTCCCCGCTCATACGGCCTTTATTTCCGAGCTTTCGGTTCTGGAAAAGGTGGGTTCGACCTTTGGTTTCTTTAACTTCATTGAAAATATAGGGTACATGCTGGGCAACTTTCTAGGGAGTGGGATAGTTAAACTCCTTGGCATCAAAAGCGCTTTTGTAATATCAGCTGTAATATCAATTGTTTCAGCCGGAATTGTGATGCTCATAGAAGAAACTCCCCATCAACCTTCACGTTCCAAGCGATTAATAATTCCGCAAGAAAGCAGAGAGAGCGAGAGGGTTATTTTCGAGGGCAACGCTTTTAAGAATCTTTTAAAGGGCAAACTGGGCATCTTTTACTTGTCTGTTTTGTTTGCAATGGTAGCATCTGGCCAAGTTTACTCCGTGCTCTCTGTATACTTTGAAGAAAGATTTGGGAGTCAATGGGTTGGAATTCTCTTTGGTGTTGATTCTCTGGCAGCAGCATTAGGTGCCCCATTCATAGGGAAAGCCATTGATAAAAAGGGCGCGAAAAAGATCTTCATTTTATCACTAGTGGGCTACATGATAGTGTTCTACGGATATGGCATAATCGCAACCATTTATTCAATGATAGTTCTCTCCATCCTTTCAGGAATAAAATGGTCGGCCTTTATTAGTGCCTCATCTTCTTATGTGGCATTAAACACAGAAGATAAGATAAGGGCACAGGCTATGGGAATGCTAAATACGATGATGAGCATTGGATGGGTTGTTGGGCCTTTAATAGGAGGCTATCTAAGTGGAATAAGCTTTAAAATTAACTTCCTCTCTTCGTTGATACCACTCACCCTGGCACTCATTCTAATTCTCATTCCAAAATCTTAAAAGCCCTTAAAAGAAGGTGTCTACATGCTCTACGTCGAGATACTTGGGAATCTTCCAGAGATGGCTCAAGGTGAAGTTAGGGCGTTGCTAGAAATGGCTAGTCCAGAGTTTAGGATCATAGAAAGAGATTACCTTTTTCTTGCCCTTAAAGGAGATAAAAAGGCGTTTCCCCTCCTCAACAGACTTGGCTTAGCACATGAATACGGCGAGCTTTTGTTCTCTGCTAAAAGCTTGGAGGAGCTGTATTCAAAAGCAGAAAATGTCAAATGGAAAAACTACATCAGGGGAACTTTTAAAGTAGATAGAGAGACAATGGTAAACTGTTCCCATTTAGTAGAGAACGTTGAGAAGAAATTGGGGGCAATAATATCAAAAAGAGGGTTCAAAGTGAATCTAAGCTCTCCCGAAACATTAATCAGAGTTTACTGTGGAAAAAAGCTTTGGGTTGGGATTAGAGAGAGATTTTTTAAAGCAAAGCCGTTTAATGAACGAAAAGCTGATCAAAGGCCGTTTTACAAACCTATAGCTTTGCCTCCAAGAGTAGCGAGGGCAATGGTTAATCTGGCAAGGGCAAAAAAAGAAGTTCTTGATCCTTTTATGGGCACTGGTGGAATCCTTATCGAAGCGGGTCTTATGGGTCTAAAAGTCTATGGAGTTGATCTGAGGAGAGACATGGTTGAAGGCGCTAAAAGGAATCTGGAACATTATGGAGTCAAAAACTACGTTTTAAAGCAAGGAGACGCTACGAAACTTAGAGAGCTCTTTCCTGATAAAACTTTTGAGGCCGTTGCGACAGATCCACCCTATGGGAGCTCTGCCACTCTCGGTGGGAGAAAAAGAGAGGAACTGTATAAAAAAGCCTTATCAAGCATATATGATGTCCTTGACGGCTACTTAAGCATAGCGTTTCCTGCTCAGTTTAATGCAGAGATAGTAGCTGAGAAAATTGGGTTTGAAGTTTTGGAAAAATACTACCAGAGAGTTCACTCTTCTTTGGATAGATATTTTTACGTTATGCGCACCTGAAGCATCTTTCTTGAAATCCGCCACGTGTTCTTCTTTTTCTTCTTTTACAACTTGATTTTAAATTTCAACAAAAAGGTTATAAAAGGTTGGAGGATTAAAAGCTAGAGGTGGAAACATGGAAGGGTACGATATAAGGCCTGTAGAGAAGAGTAAAAGGACATTTACCCCCTTGACGATCTTTGCAATATGGTTCGGAGCAGGAATAAGTATTGCAGAATTCTGGGCAGGAGCATTGCTAACTCCAGCACTTTCACTTGGCATGGCTATACTGGTAACAATCGTCGGACACATTCTTGGAAATACAGTAATGGCCCTAATAGCTCTCGAAGGTGAGGAAACAGGACTGCCAACTATGGTGCTCTCAAGAGCCCCCTTAGGGATTAAAGGTTCGATTTTACCATCGGTCTTAAACTACCTCCAGCTTATAGGGTGGACGGCAATAATGCTCATAGTTGGGGCAAATGCAATGAACGCAGTGTCAAAAGTCTTCGGTTTTGAAAGCTATGCCCTCTGGGTAATCCTCTTAGGCATCCTCGTTACTGGATGGACGTATATAGGGCCAAAGAACTGGGAAAAGCTTGAAAAGATAGCGGCCTTGCTTTTACTTGCATTAAGCCTGTGGCTCACATACGTTACACTCAAGAGATTTTCTCTAGAGGAGCTCCTTTCCAAACCCGGAACTGGAGAAATAGGCATTATGCTTGCCCTAGATCTGGTAATAGCGATGCCCCTTTCATGGGCACCGTTAATAGCGGATTACTCAAGGTTTGCCAAGGATAAAAGCTCAGCCTTCTGGGGAACATATTTAGGTTACTTCATATCCTCGAGCCTGTTCTACTTTGTTGGAGCCCTAACCAACATGGCAATTGGTGAAGGAGATCCAATCGGAATCATAGCAGCTTACGGCGTTGGAATTCCAGCTATGCTGATAGTCATCTTCTCTACGGTCACTACAACATTCCTCGACGTCTATTCAGCGGCAATAACCTACAAGAACATCTCACCAAAAGCAGATGCAAAGAAACAGGTACTTCTAGTTGGTTTCCTTGGAACTCTATTAGCCCTTGTTTTCCCAATGGAACAGTATGAAAGTTTTCTACTACTTATAGGTGGGGCATTTGTGTCTTTAGCGGCAATAATGGTAACTGACTACTTCCTTGTAAGGAAAACCTATGTCCCAGAGGAACTGCTTGATGAAAACGGTCCATTTGCTGGATACAACTTAAAGGCGATAATAATCTGGGCGATAGGATTTGCGTTCTACATGGGTTTGGCTTTAGAAGGCCTCTTTGGACTTCACATTCCGGTTTTAAGTGAACTCGGCTTCAGACTTGGCTCTAGTATTCCAACATTCCTCCTTGTAAGTGCTTTGTATTATTTGCTTGGGAGGTGAAAGAAATGGAATGGATTGGTAAAGATTTGGAAAAGCTTAGAGAAAAGAAGCCTTTAGTGCACAATATAACCAACTACGTCGTTATGAACACCACTGCAAACGCCCTCCTAGCTATAGGAGCATCTCCAGTAATGGCCCATGCAATAGAGGAACTTGAAGAGATGATAGCCCTAGCAGATGCGCTGGTTATAAACATTGGAACCCTCGATGAGCATAAGATATACTCAATGTTTAAAGCCGTTGAGATAGCCAAGGAGCTCAAAAAGCCTGTAATCCTTGATCCCGTTGGTGCCGGGGCAACAAAGCTGAGAACAAAGACCTCTCTAAAACTGTTGGAGGTAGGAGATATAAGCGTAGTCAGGGGCAACTTTGGAGAGATAGCAGCTCTTTTAGGTGAACACGGCAAAACTAGGGGTGTAGATTCAGCAGTTTATGATAAAGAAGCTGCAAAGGACTTAGCGGAGAAAGCGGCTGAAGAATTCAACACAGTGACAGCAGTCACTGGGGCTGTGGATTACGTAAGCAATGGCAAGAGAACTTACGCTATAGAAAACGGAACTCCCATGCTCGGAAGGGTGACGGGAACTGGATGTATGGCTACTGCAATAATAGGGGCGTTTTTAGCGGTTGAAGAACCTTTGAAAGCATCTATAGCAGGACTAACAACCTTTGAAATTGCTGCAGAGAAAGCCTTTGAAGAATCCCCGTATCCGGGAAGCTTTCACATGAAGCTCTACGACTGGCTCTACAGGATTGATGGAGCGCTCATAAAGGAGAGAGCTAAGGTGAGGGAAATTGAACCTTAGAAAAAAGCTGAAGCTTTATGTCATCACTGATAGGAGGCTAAGACCAGAGGTAGAAAGCGTCAAAGAGGCATTAGAGGGTGGCGCAACCTCCATTCAACTGAGGATAAAAAATGCCCCAACAAGAGAAATGATAGAGATCGGTAAGGAAATAAGGAAGCTCACAGAGGAATATGATGCTCTCTACTTTGTGGATGATAGGTTAGATGTGGCTTTAGCAACAAACGCAGATGGAGTTCAACTGGGTTCTGAAGACATGCCCATCTCAATTGCCAAAGAGATAGCACCCAATCTAATCATAGGTGCCTCCGTCTACAGTTTGGAAGAAGCCCTGCAAGCGGAAAAGGAGGGGGCAGACTATTTGGGGGCAGGTTCTGTCTTTCCTACTCCTACAAAGAAGGATGTCAAGATTATTGGCATAGAAGGGCTTAGTAGAATAGTGGAATCGGTAAAAATTCCCGTGGTGGCAATAGGGGGCATAAAACACGAAAACGTCCGGGAAGTTCTCAAAGCCGGAGTAGATGGGATTGCTGTGATATCTGCAATAATGGGGGCAGAAAACGTAAGAGAAGCCACTGAAAGAATGAGAAAGATTATAGAGGAGGTTATCGGATGAAGGCTGAAACAAAGACACAAAAGCTCGCTTATGTAGGTATTTTCACTGCATTGGGAGTAATTCTAGGCACGATTTCTTTTCCAGTTGGTCCAACAAAAGTCGCTCCTTTCCAGCACTTTATAAACGTAATAACGGGAGTCCTGTTAGGCCCCTGGTGGGCCTCTTTAACGGCACTTTTCATAGGGATACTGAGAATGTCTCTAGGAGTGGGCACGATATTCTCAATTCCCGGTGGAATTCCAGGAGCTTTTATGGTTGGTTTGGTGTATAAGATAGGAAAAAAGGACTGGGCAGCATTTAGCGAGCCCTTTGCAACTGTTTTTATAGGAGGGACCCTAAGCTCCCTTCTCTTTGGACCCCTTATAAACGTCCATAAAGGTGTTGTGTGGTTTTGGATAGCCTTTGCTCCCAGCACCCTTGTTGGAACGACTCTTGGTTTTCTAACCCTCAAAGCCCTAAGAAAGATGGAGGTGATAGAATGATTAGAAAAGCTTTAACAATTGCCGGCAGTGATAGTGGAGGGGGAGCCGGAATAGAGGCAGATTTGAAAACCTACTCCGCTTTTGGTGTTCACGGTTTGGTTGCAATTACCTCAGTAACAGCTCAAAACACTCAAGAAGTAAGGGCAATCCACGATGTTGATCCAGAAGTTGTTGCAAAGCAAATAGAGGCAGTTGCCGATGATATTGGAGTTGATGCCGCAAAGACCGGAATGCTGAGCAACGCTGAGATTATTAAAGCCGTTGCAAAAACGGTGAAAAAATACAGCTTTCCCCTCGTGGTGGATCCGGTAATGATAGCCAAAAGTGGAGCGCCCTTGTTAAGGGAAGACGCAATGGACGCTTTGATTGAGAAGATAATTCCCCTTGCAAAGGTTGTAACTCCCAACAAGCCAGAAGCTGAAAAGCTGAGCGGAATAAGGATTGAAAACCTTGAAGATGCAAGAAAAGCCGCAAAAATCATAGTGGAAGAGCTAGGGGCGGAGAGTGCAATAGTTAAGGGGGGACATCTAGGATTAAGTGAAGCTGTGGATGTGTTTTATTTTAACGGCGAGTTCAAGGAATACAGAGCACCGTTTGTTGATGGTTGCACCCATGGTACCGGATGTTCTTTCTCTGCAGCAATAGCGGCAAATTTAGCCAAAGGAAAGGAGCTTGAAGAGGCAGTTAGAATAGCGAAGGAATTCATCACAATGGGGATTTATTATGGAGCAAAAATAGGTTATGGGCACTGTCCCGTTAATCAGAATGCCTGGATAGAGATTCCAGCTGAAAAATGGAGAGTTTATGAGTCCCTAAGAAATGCCATTAAGGAACTTGTAGCGATTGAAAATCTTCCTCAATATGTTCCAGAGGTGGGCATGAACTTTGTCTACGCACTGCCCAGGCTGTATGCAAGGAGCAAAGATGATGTTGCCGGAGTCAAAGGAAGGATAGTAAAGTTTGGAAGTGCTGTAAAGCCGGTAGGAGGAGTGGAATTTGGAGCCTCCGATCATCTGGCAAGGGCTATTTTAACATATATGAACTTCTTCCCCGAAACCAGAAGTGTGCTAAACCTAAAATACAGCGAAGAACTGATTAAAAAAGCTTCTAACTTGGGACTTAGAGTATCTTTCTACGATAGAAGGGAAGAGCCAGAGGAAATAAAAGCCCAAGAAGGAGGCACCATTCCCTGGGGAATAAGAACTGCTATTGAAAGAATAAACGGCAAACCCGACATAATTTATCATCTCGGAAACTGGGGCAAAGAGGCAATGATCCTAATATTTGGAGAAACCCCGCAGGTTGTATTGAGAAAACTCAAAATGCTTATCGAATAGTCCCGTATCACGTTTAGCTTTTCCTTTTTTGGGTTTTCTTTCTTCTGGTGGGCCAGTTTTGATGTTAAGGCTCTAAGGTTGCTCTGGAAGCCTTTAGTAACTGAAAGTTACTATCAGACAGAGAGTTATAAAATTTTGAGGTTTTTGTAACGAAATTTTTTCGGAATTTTGAGCGGAAGCTCCTCAGGAATCCTTTGATATTTTCTCCTCATGAAAATTCGACCATTTTTAGTTCAAAGTGTTTTTATTAGCTTATTTTTGGTTTAGGCTTTTGTTTTGTCTCTGGAAGTCTTGTGAACATTTTTGTGCATGAAAGAAAAGTAGTAGGTTCAGGTGAGTGAGTGCTTTGAAGTCTTTTCTAGTGGCTTGGATTCGAGCCTTCTTATGGCTGTTTTATTGACCCTTTGTGGAAAGGCTTATAAATTTCAAGCTCTCTAATAGTTTTGTAGGGGATTTAAAGGAAAATTCGCCCCTGTTCCAATAAGACTTTAAAAGAATTGAAATTAGAAAGAAAAGAGGTCAGTGATTTTGTTTCAAGTATAAGTTCCAATAAGACTTTAAAAGAATTGAAATATATTAAAGATTCCCCTACCGTTAACCCGTCTAAAAGTTCCAATAAGACTTTAAAAGAATTGAAATTCATTAGCCAGATAGACACCATAGAACACCTAAAAACGTTCCAATAAGACTTTAAAAGAATTGAAATGAATTCGAAGTTTTAGTCGTAAAAGACAAAGAAGAAGGTTCCAATAAGACTTTAAAAGAATTGAAATTCAACGAACCAACACCATACACCACGAACGTACCCCTGTTCCAATAAGACTTTAAAAGAATTGAAATCACGTGATAACATAGTCCCCGCGGCGGGGTCGTTAAATAGTTCCAATAAGACTTTAAAAGAATTGAAATTTTCCATACAGTTGACCGGGAATTCCCCCTTATGTTAGGTTCCAATAAGACTTTAAAAGAATTGAAATTTTCTCGAAATTGATTTTTAAGCCCACGTGGGCGTAGTAAGTTCCAATAAGACTTTAAAAGAATTGAAATAATAAATTCTACTACTTCGTCAAGTACATTTTACAAGTTCCAATAAGACTTTAAAAGAATTGAAATCGAATTTTCGGGCGTATTCTTCTATTAGCTCTATCACTGTTCCAATAAGACTTTAAAAGAATTGAAATTATTTTATGGCAGTGACTTAATAAGCGTTAGGTTTTGCCGGAAGTTCCAATAAGACTTTAAAAGAATTGAAATTGATAAACCCCCCTGTATTTGCCGCCCCGAACCGGTGGTTCCAATAAGACTTTAAAAGAATTGAAATTAAAATACATTGACCTAGAACTTTTAAGCATGCTAGAAAAGTTCCAATAAGACTTTAAAAGAATTGAAATAAAATAACGGGGTTCACGTGAATGTTTAGCCCCTTTTGTTCCAATAAGACTTTAAAAGAATTGAAATATTGCACCCGTATTATTTCCCTTTGTGTCGTCCATGCTTCGTTCCAATAAGACTTTAAAAGAATTGAAATTTATTTAACCCATTTAAACCCATTTAATACGGCTTTTCGTTCCAATAAGACTTTAAAAGAATTGAAATATGGGTGCCGGGAATCAATGAAAACTTAAAAATCCAGTTCCAATAAGACTTTAAAAGAATTGAAATTTAGAATAGTGTACACTTTTTAACTAAAAAATGAACGGTTCCAATAAGACTTTAAAAGAATTGAAATAGCGACTTCTCAATGGACACGCCCGTCGCGAGGTTCGTGTTCCAATAAGACTTTAAAAGAATTGAAATCACTACTTCGGTCACTTGATCAGAGAGCCATTCTGCAAGTTCCAATAAGACTTTAAAAGAATTGAAATGTGTTTTTGCGATGTATTCAATCTTCATGCGAGTAAATGAGGAAAAGTTCCAATAAGACTTTAAAAGAATTGAAATACTATCCCGCTTTGTGAGGTTTTAGACGCTACGAACTGTTCCAGTTCCAATAAGACTTTAAAAGAATTGAAATTCATGAAACTCATCACCATAATGAAACTTAGTTTCATTGTTCCAATAAGACTTTAAAAGAATTGAAATTTCACTTTAACCACCACTTGATGCCTAACCTCTTTACGTTCCAATAAGACTTTAAAAGAATTGAAATCCCATTACCCCTCCTTTGAATGTCACGCTCTCGAAGGGTTTTGGTTCCAATAAGACTTTAAAAGAATTGAAATAATTTCATTAAGGTTCTCATCGTATTTTTTGATAATAAGTTCCAATAAGACTTTAAAAGAATTGAAATAAGTCCTTTTGCTAATGCGATAGCTTCGTTTACCTTCTCGTTCCAATAAGACTTTAAAAGAATTGAAATTTTTTTTGTTAATTCCCTGAAGATAATTGGGATAT comes from Thermococcus litoralis DSM 5473 and encodes:
- the thiM gene encoding hydroxyethylthiazole kinase, which encodes MEWIGKDLEKLREKKPLVHNITNYVVMNTTANALLAIGASPVMAHAIEELEEMIALADALVINIGTLDEHKIYSMFKAVEIAKELKKPVILDPVGAGATKLRTKTSLKLLEVGDISVVRGNFGEIAALLGEHGKTRGVDSAVYDKEAAKDLAEKAAEEFNTVTAVTGAVDYVSNGKRTYAIENGTPMLGRVTGTGCMATAIIGAFLAVEEPLKASIAGLTTFEIAAEKAFEESPYPGSFHMKLYDWLYRIDGALIKERAKVREIEP
- a CDS encoding TIGR01177 family methyltransferase, encoding MLYVEILGNLPEMAQGEVRALLEMASPEFRIIERDYLFLALKGDKKAFPLLNRLGLAHEYGELLFSAKSLEELYSKAENVKWKNYIRGTFKVDRETMVNCSHLVENVEKKLGAIISKRGFKVNLSSPETLIRVYCGKKLWVGIRERFFKAKPFNERKADQRPFYKPIALPPRVARAMVNLARAKKEVLDPFMGTGGILIEAGLMGLKVYGVDLRRDMVEGAKRNLEHYGVKNYVLKQGDATKLRELFPDKTFEAVATDPPYGSSATLGGRKREELYKKALSSIYDVLDGYLSIAFPAQFNAEIVAEKIGFEVLEKYYQRVHSSLDRYFYVMRT
- a CDS encoding ATPase, translating into MIKAVKDDFVKFYRLHQSLEALERVRGEISEEAYERLKALVYYRLYGREFNRDKIKEKIALAFSMGSDSTASLLILRWAGFDVVPVMVRLPQMRDVILLRAQEYGAVFVEVPNYAEVISSQIQKRAPICGKCHSMIMEAVKNYARKNGIKIVASGDLLSFGSISIYKEGDLIKLNLPAFLALDKREAISILGRKYALGFGCPLWKNATKSAPILKRFGIQRVLRELRAGAIDKEIANALIRDILKN
- the cytX gene encoding putative hydroxymethylpyrimidine transporter CytX gives rise to the protein MEGYDIRPVEKSKRTFTPLTIFAIWFGAGISIAEFWAGALLTPALSLGMAILVTIVGHILGNTVMALIALEGEETGLPTMVLSRAPLGIKGSILPSVLNYLQLIGWTAIMLIVGANAMNAVSKVFGFESYALWVILLGILVTGWTYIGPKNWEKLEKIAALLLLALSLWLTYVTLKRFSLEELLSKPGTGEIGIMLALDLVIAMPLSWAPLIADYSRFAKDKSSAFWGTYLGYFISSSLFYFVGALTNMAIGEGDPIGIIAAYGVGIPAMLIVIFSTVTTTFLDVYSAAITYKNISPKADAKKQVLLVGFLGTLLALVFPMEQYESFLLLIGGAFVSLAAIMVTDYFLVRKTYVPEELLDENGPFAGYNLKAIIIWAIGFAFYMGLALEGLFGLHIPVLSELGFRLGSSIPTFLLVSALYYLLGR
- a CDS encoding MFS transporter, translating into MKRERSLLQIIRERTAKISIRKKRKRNLLLLAISMFLANISWGIAFPYLGVYMKILGGSLFLVGLLSVAFNLTSSIAQYPFGYLSDRTGRRKPFIAFGIFSSGVAYLFVIFATTPSMLLGIRILQGVLGSSLFPAHTAFISELSVLEKVGSTFGFFNFIENIGYMLGNFLGSGIVKLLGIKSAFVISAVISIVSAGIVMLIEETPHQPSRSKRLIIPQESRESERVIFEGNAFKNLLKGKLGIFYLSVLFAMVASGQVYSVLSVYFEERFGSQWVGILFGVDSLAAALGAPFIGKAIDKKGAKKIFILSLVGYMIVFYGYGIIATIYSMIVLSILSGIKWSAFISASSSYVALNTEDKIRAQAMGMLNTMMSIGWVVGPLIGGYLSGISFKINFLSSLIPLTLALILILIPKS
- the thiE gene encoding thiamine phosphate synthase — protein: MNLRKKLKLYVITDRRLRPEVESVKEALEGGATSIQLRIKNAPTREMIEIGKEIRKLTEEYDALYFVDDRLDVALATNADGVQLGSEDMPISIAKEIAPNLIIGASVYSLEEALQAEKEGADYLGAGSVFPTPTKKDVKIIGIEGLSRIVESVKIPVVAIGGIKHENVREVLKAGVDGIAVISAIMGAENVREATERMRKIIEEVIG
- a CDS encoding molybdopterin-binding protein — its product is MFAEIITIGDELLTGNTIDSNSAFIAQKLTERGYWVKRITTVGDDVEDIKSVIREALSRKPEVLIIAGGLGPTHDDVTMIAVAKALGVELELREDALRRIEEFYLDLYKKGFIDDPEINEARKKMAYLPKGAEMLNNPVGAAPGAFLSYENTKIFVLPGLPREMKAMLENEVLPRLGRRVFIQKKLLAEITDESKLAPILNETLSKFRVKIHSSPKGFGKYIGIILFGESEEEIERAKKFMEEKGIRFEEV
- the thiW gene encoding energy coupling factor transporter S component ThiW, whose protein sequence is MKAETKTQKLAYVGIFTALGVILGTISFPVGPTKVAPFQHFINVITGVLLGPWWASLTALFIGILRMSLGVGTIFSIPGGIPGAFMVGLVYKIGKKDWAAFSEPFATVFIGGTLSSLLFGPLINVHKGVVWFWIAFAPSTLVGTTLGFLTLKALRKMEVIE
- a CDS encoding bifunctional hydroxymethylpyrimidine kinase/phosphomethylpyrimidine kinase produces the protein MIRKALTIAGSDSGGGAGIEADLKTYSAFGVHGLVAITSVTAQNTQEVRAIHDVDPEVVAKQIEAVADDIGVDAAKTGMLSNAEIIKAVAKTVKKYSFPLVVDPVMIAKSGAPLLREDAMDALIEKIIPLAKVVTPNKPEAEKLSGIRIENLEDARKAAKIIVEELGAESAIVKGGHLGLSEAVDVFYFNGEFKEYRAPFVDGCTHGTGCSFSAAIAANLAKGKELEEAVRIAKEFITMGIYYGAKIGYGHCPVNQNAWIEIPAEKWRVYESLRNAIKELVAIENLPQYVPEVGMNFVYALPRLYARSKDDVAGVKGRIVKFGSAVKPVGGVEFGASDHLARAILTYMNFFPETRSVLNLKYSEELIKKASNLGLRVSFYDRREEPEEIKAQEGGTIPWGIRTAIERINGKPDIIYHLGNWGKEAMILIFGETPQVVLRKLKMLIE